The following proteins are co-located in the Deinococcus sp. KNUC1210 genome:
- a CDS encoding MFS transporter, producing the protein MTASPTPTASWTVPQRWTVAATVLGSSMAFIDGSIVNVALNAIQQSFAAGVAGSQWVVNAYTLMLAALILTGGALGDVYGRRLVFGVGVGIFALASVACGLAPSLLVLTGARVIQGIGGALLIPGSLAMIGAVFDDAGRGRAVGLWSAATSATNLLGPVLGGVLVQQLSWRWAFFINVPLALGVLWCLRGVPETRSSGANRPDLIGSVLATLGLGLLTYALIQAGESRGTGLLASPGVLGGAGALLLAGFVAWERFSPAPMLPLALFRRRAFSGTNLLTLLLYAALGALTFFLPLNLIGVQGYTPAEAGAALVPLALLLTLLSRVAGSFAGRLGARLPLTAGPLICAVAFALFARPGLGGSYWTTYFPAIVVLGLGLSVTVAPLVSAVLGSVADRWQGTASGVNNAVSRTGGLLAVAALGLIMLGSFRGELETRLQARTLPPALVGTMMAQADRLAQVQPPSTLSAAQVRALRQDVQQAFIGGFRQVSWWCAALSVLAGVVGFFSFSGSGKQQEEQA; encoded by the coding sequence ATGACCGCTTCCCCCACGCCCACCGCTTCCTGGACAGTTCCTCAGCGCTGGACGGTGGCCGCGACCGTCCTCGGTTCCAGCATGGCCTTCATCGACGGTTCCATCGTCAATGTGGCGCTCAATGCCATTCAGCAGAGCTTCGCGGCAGGCGTGGCGGGCAGTCAGTGGGTGGTCAATGCTTACACCCTGATGCTGGCTGCCCTGATTCTGACCGGAGGCGCACTGGGCGACGTGTATGGCCGCCGCCTGGTCTTCGGCGTGGGTGTGGGTATCTTCGCGCTCGCCTCGGTGGCGTGTGGACTGGCTCCGAGCCTGCTGGTGCTGACCGGAGCGCGTGTGATTCAGGGCATCGGTGGTGCGCTGCTGATCCCCGGCAGTCTGGCGATGATCGGCGCGGTTTTCGACGATGCAGGCCGGGGCCGGGCTGTGGGCCTGTGGTCGGCGGCGACCTCGGCCACAAATCTGCTGGGGCCGGTGCTGGGCGGCGTACTGGTGCAGCAGCTGTCGTGGCGCTGGGCTTTTTTCATCAATGTGCCGCTGGCGCTGGGGGTGCTGTGGTGCCTGCGCGGCGTGCCGGAAACGCGCAGCAGCGGAGCAAATCGCCCCGATCTGATCGGTTCGGTGCTGGCGACGCTGGGCCTGGGACTGCTGACCTACGCCCTGATTCAGGCAGGCGAGAGCCGGGGAACTGGCCTGCTCGCGTCTCCCGGCGTGCTGGGCGGTGCCGGAGCGCTGCTGCTGGCGGGCTTTGTCGCCTGGGAGCGCTTTTCGCCTGCCCCGATGCTGCCGCTTGCCCTGTTTCGCCGCCGCGCATTTTCGGGGACCAATCTGCTGACGCTGCTGCTGTACGCCGCCCTGGGCGCACTCACCTTCTTCCTGCCACTGAATCTGATTGGCGTGCAGGGCTATACCCCGGCAGAGGCAGGCGCGGCGCTCGTGCCACTGGCCCTGCTGCTGACGCTGCTGTCACGCGTTGCGGGCAGTTTTGCAGGCCGCCTGGGTGCCCGCCTGCCGCTGACCGCCGGGCCGCTGATCTGCGCGGTGGCGTTTGCCCTGTTTGCCCGCCCCGGTCTGGGCGGCAGCTACTGGACGACCTATTTTCCGGCCATCGTGGTGCTGGGACTGGGACTCTCGGTCACGGTCGCACCGCTGGTCAGCGCGGTTCTGGGCAGTGTGGCCGACAGGTGGCAGGGCACGGCGTCGGGTGTGAACAACGCCGTGTCGCGCACCGGGGGACTGCTGGCGGTGGCTGCACTCGGCCTGATCATGCTGGGCAGCTTTCGCGGTGAACTGGAGACCCGCCTTCAGGCCCGCACCCTGCCGCCCGCGCTGGTCGGCACCATGATGGCCCAGGCCGACCGACTGGCGCAGGTGCAGCCGCCGTCCACCCTGTCTGCTGCACAGGTCAGAGCGCTGCGGCAGGACGTGCAGCAGGCGTTTATCGGCGGATTCCGGCAGGTCAGCTGGTGGTGTGCCGCGCTGAGCGTGCTGGCTGGTGTCGTGGGGTTCTTCTCGTTCAGTGGCAGCGGAAAGCAGCAGGAAGAACAGGCCTAG
- a CDS encoding CrcB family protein, whose amino-acid sequence MSGGHWAGFPLGTLLINVLGSFLLGLIIALNLRGLLSAPLRLALGTGFVGAFTTFSTFEWESSALLRGGEGLRAGLYIFGNLLAGYAAVLLGRWLGERFAS is encoded by the coding sequence CTGAGCGGGGGACACTGGGCGGGATTTCCGCTGGGAACGCTGCTGATCAACGTGCTGGGCAGTTTTCTGCTGGGCCTGATCATCGCGCTGAACCTGCGCGGCCTGCTGAGTGCGCCGCTGCGTCTGGCGCTGGGCACCGGCTTCGTCGGAGCGTTTACCACCTTCAGCACCTTCGAGTGGGAGAGCAGCGCTCTGCTGCGGGGCGGCGAGGGACTGCGGGCGGGGCTGTACATCTTCGGAAATCTGCTGGCAGGGTACGCGGCTGTGCTGCTGGGGCGCTGGCTGGGCGAACGCTTCGCCTCCTGA
- a CDS encoding response regulator, which produces MAANRPFVILLVEDEFADAALFEELLSEISPDITLHRVENGQQALDLLSHRAGGSRALRPHLIVLDLNMPVMNGIEFLREAKTRDDLRSIPVLVLTTSDSPDDVQRAYHDHASGYVVKPGTYDEYHQLLTTIESYWRGTLRLPTVEQLTP; this is translated from the coding sequence ATGGCTGCTAATCGCCCGTTTGTCATCTTGTTGGTCGAAGACGAATTCGCCGATGCAGCGCTGTTCGAAGAACTGCTGAGTGAAATTTCTCCAGACATTACGCTGCACAGAGTCGAGAACGGCCAGCAGGCCCTCGATCTGTTGTCTCACCGGGCAGGCGGAAGCCGGGCCCTGCGCCCTCACCTGATCGTACTTGACCTGAACATGCCGGTTATGAACGGCATCGAGTTTCTGCGCGAGGCCAAAACCCGCGACGATCTGCGCTCGATTCCGGTGCTGGTCCTGACCACCTCAGATAGCCCCGACGACGTGCAGCGTGCCTATCACGATCATGCCAGCGGGTACGTGGTCAAGCCCGGTACCTACGACGAATACCACCAGCTTCTGACGACCATCGAGAGCTACTGGCGCGGGACGCTCCGGCTGCCGACAGTCGAGCAGCTCACACCCTGA
- a CDS encoding ATP-binding protein, whose amino-acid sequence MPRHLVSPERFALAAYDALSANIAILNDQSIIVAVNRAWDDFAQEFAGAGPTANNGLGSNYLAISEATTGDDRPYALETAAGIRDLLAGTRKVAEIEYPCKVANEQRYYMARVTAFDQDGERFVVVAHEDITRRKRAELALESLNRELEERIEARTRELEEAGRVAERHNAELEESNRNLSQFASVAAHDLQEPLRLIGAYADLLRHRSFDRLDTRSQTHLGHLLDQVGRARQLVRDVLTLSRVALRPTLQPVNLRALWEACIATFPWPDDTRLECADLPPVLGDVAQLRQLLLNLLGNALKFRSARPLELSLRVESQGPQLHFQLTDNGIGIAPQHHEKVFVMFQRLHSRTPSGLGSSEAPTGGNGVGLAVCKMVVERHGGRLWLTSAEGQGTTFHFTLPAAPPVNDETAVQQSAPVSD is encoded by the coding sequence ATGCCCCGTCATCTGGTATCTCCAGAGCGCTTTGCCCTGGCAGCCTATGACGCTCTGTCGGCCAATATCGCCATTCTGAACGATCAGAGCATCATTGTGGCTGTCAACCGCGCCTGGGACGACTTCGCACAGGAGTTCGCAGGTGCTGGCCCCACGGCCAACAATGGCCTGGGAAGCAACTATCTGGCAATCAGCGAGGCGACGACCGGAGATGACCGGCCCTATGCACTGGAGACGGCGGCGGGCATCCGTGATCTGCTGGCGGGCACGCGCAAGGTCGCGGAGATCGAATACCCGTGTAAGGTCGCCAACGAACAGCGGTACTACATGGCCCGCGTGACCGCGTTCGATCAGGACGGCGAGCGCTTCGTGGTGGTGGCGCACGAGGACATCACGCGCCGCAAACGTGCAGAGCTGGCGCTGGAAAGCCTGAACCGCGAGCTGGAAGAGCGGATCGAGGCCCGTACCCGTGAACTGGAAGAGGCCGGACGGGTGGCGGAGCGGCATAATGCCGAACTGGAAGAAAGCAACCGCAACCTGTCGCAGTTCGCGTCGGTGGCGGCGCACGATCTTCAGGAACCGCTGCGCCTGATCGGAGCCTACGCCGACCTGTTGCGTCACCGGTCCTTCGACAGGCTGGACACCCGCAGCCAGACGCATCTGGGGCATCTGCTCGATCAGGTGGGGCGTGCCCGTCAGCTGGTGCGCGACGTGCTCACGCTGTCGCGGGTGGCCCTGCGGCCCACGCTTCAGCCGGTCAATCTGCGGGCGCTCTGGGAGGCATGTATCGCCACGTTTCCCTGGCCCGACGACACCCGTCTGGAGTGCGCCGACCTGCCGCCGGTGCTGGGCGACGTGGCGCAGCTGCGGCAGCTCCTGCTGAACCTGCTCGGCAACGCCCTCAAGTTTCGTTCGGCGCGGCCACTGGAACTGTCGCTGCGGGTCGAATCCCAGGGGCCGCAGCTTCACTTTCAGCTGACCGACAACGGCATCGGCATCGCCCCGCAGCACCACGAGAAAGTCTTCGTGATGTTCCAGCGCCTGCACAGCCGCACACCTTCCGGCCTGGGCAGCAGCGAAGCCCCGACCGGGGGCAACGGCGTAGGTCTGGCGGTGTGCAAAATGGTGGTCGAGCGCCACGGGGGACGGCTGTGGCTGACCTCTGCGGAAGGGCAGGGCACGACTTTTCATTTCACCCTTCCGGCAGCGCCTCCTGTGAATGACGAGACCGCTGTGCAGCAGAGCGCCCCCGTTTCCGACTGA
- a CDS encoding GIY-YIG nuclease family protein, whose amino-acid sequence MTDSPAARAYKNFTPRLGIYRITHLPSGRSLIGWSLHLEGILNRSRFQLGLGGHPNKAMQRDWNADGQDAFRFEILDELKPSVPGDEPTEDLKELLALWQLQLALPPEQRY is encoded by the coding sequence ATGACCGATTCGCCTGCCGCTCGTGCCTACAAAAACTTCACGCCACGTCTGGGTATCTACCGCATCACTCACCTTCCCAGCGGGCGTTCACTGATCGGCTGGAGTCTGCATCTGGAGGGCATTCTCAACCGCAGCCGGTTTCAGCTCGGTCTGGGTGGACATCCGAACAAGGCCATGCAGCGCGACTGGAACGCAGACGGTCAGGACGCCTTCCGCTTCGAGATTCTCGACGAACTGAAGCCATCGGTGCCCGGCGACGAACCCACGGAAGACCTGAAGGAACTGCTGGCCCTGTGGCAGCTTCAGCTCGCGCTGCCTCCAGAACAGCGGTACTGA